In Miscanthus floridulus cultivar M001 chromosome 8, ASM1932011v1, whole genome shotgun sequence, the sequence TTCCTTTCGTGGAGGTGTGGGGGCCCATACTACTTCGGGCCCAGATACAGATACTcgtaactagggatgaaaacggatcgaatatgttttcatatttctgtccggattcagattcaaatacggatagtgtcaactatgtcgaatatgatacgattggatattgacatcataaatatgcgatttgagtatttggatacgaatacggtatcagatgttggatatccggactcagatacgtaacccctctaaacagattcgatTTTCAAATATGGtggaaaaatatccgtaccattttcatacCACTATACTCTCATTTTTCCGAACTCAGCCCAGCCCATTTGCCAGTGCCCGCAGCACACGACTTGGCGGCTCGCCTCCGCCGCGAACCGCAGCGTCTCCACCGATGGCGGAGGCGAACGTGGCGGCGGCGTCGCTCTTCGGCGCTGACAGCCGTCTCTGCTCCGCTGACATACTCGCGCCGCCTGAGGCTAGCGCTTTCTCCGCCTCACCCATTTCTTCGTCCGCGCCTTTTGTTGTGGTCACTGACGGGTCCTATTTCGTTGTCGATAGGTCCGGGCAAGGATCGAGGTTGCCGTGCTCAACTTCCTCGCCGCGctcgcctccccctcctcgccgGCCATCTCCGTCCTCCCCCTGGTACGCCAGTTGCCAAACCGACTCCCCCACATTCCTCTCTTACTGCGGTGCGGTGATGGTTCTGCGTGCTTCACCCATGTGTATACGATCCCAGTTCACATGACCATGGCGAAATGTGTTGCGAATTGTATGTACACTGACCAATCCAGTGGGTAACAGTGCAAGTTGCAAAACATTCTGAATGAGTTGCTTTTCCCATGGCAGATTAGCCGGAGCTCTGCCAACTGCAGCCTGCGCAGCGGGTTGCTGAACGACGTTTCATCGGTTTATCTCTCACACACCGTCTGTAAGAGGTCTCTGATGCGCAATCCAAAGGCGTTTGTAAGAGGTTGCTATTTGTTCCTTCAGTACCACCGGACCGAAATTATCCTCAGCCATTTGTTCTGCTGCTAAAATAGCCGTTTATTGTTGGATAGTATGGAAGGTCATGGAGATGTGCTACAAGATCTTGGGGGAGGGGAAGCTGGTCCACCAACGGGAGTTGTTCTACAAGCTCCTGTCGGACTCACCCAAGTACTTCAGCTGTCAACGTCATGCCAACCAAGCCATTCAAGGTGGACAAAATTCCCCCAACCCATTTGATTCTTGTTTGACTAATGTGTAGTTTTGTAGTAATCAGTTTGGTCCCCTCTTCATGTGCAGATGTTGTTTCCTTGCTCCGGTGTACAAGGCAGAGCCTAGGAGTCATGGCATCAAGCAGAGGGGCACTGATTGGGCGCCTTGTGTTGCATGTGTGCTCCATGATATGTCAACATATGTCTTGACTATTGGAATTATCTGTTGAGGAAATACGTGATAAACTCTTGTTTATCTTTTCACAAAGCACCTAAACTGCATGTTTAAACTACCTTAGGAACCAGATGAAGAACAGATTGACTGCTCCATTCTTGGAGCTTCAGGGCATGCAATTACAGGGGACCTGAACCTGTTGAGCAAACTAAATTTGTCTTCAGATGCTCGGTATATCATTGTGGTGGAGAAGGTACCAATCTTACTGCCATAATCTAGTAATGATTTGTCTCTATAGTGTATCATTCTAGCTTATAGGTTACTTGTTTGAAATAGGATGCCATATTTCAGAGGCTGGCTGAAGATCGCTTGTATAATCAGCTCCCTTGTATCCTGATCACTGCCAAAGGATATCCTGATATTGCGACAAGGTTGTGCCTTTCTTTTTTCTTATGTAGGTTTTACTTGCTTATGTAATGGAGCAAATTTGCATCCAAATTCTTTATGATAATGTTGACAATATTTGGTTATCTGATGTATTTATCCCCTTTGTCTTTTGCTGTTACGATACAGATTTATCTTGCATCGACTTAGCCAGACATTTCCAAATATGCCGATTTTTGCATTAGTGGATTGGTTAAGCCCTCTCCTGTGCTCATCACTATATAGTATACCTGACTGATATCCTTTCAACCATATTAGATAGCATTGATTTGTTTTTTCAGGAACCCAGCAGGGCTTGCTATAATGTGCACTTACAAATATGGAAGCATATCAATGGGTCTGGAGTCATACAGATATGGTACTTTATTTGAGTGATCATCAGATCCTTATTCTGCGCATGTTGCTGAACCATGTGAATCTTGTTCTCCATTTTcagcttgcaacgtgaaatggct encodes:
- the LOC136472226 gene encoding meiotic recombination protein SPO11-2-like isoform X2 — encoded protein: MAEANVAAASLFGADSRLCSADILAPPEVRARIEVAVLNFLAALASPSSPAISVLPLISRSSANCSLRSGLLNDVSSVYLSHTVCKRSLMRNPKAFVRVWKVMEMCYKILGEGKLVHQRELFYKLLSDSPKYFSCQRHANQAIQDVVSLLRCTRQSLGVMASSRGALIGRLVLHEPDEEQIDCSILGASGHAITGDLNLLSKLNLSSDARYIIVVEKRLAEDRLYNQLPCILITAKGYPDIATRFILHRLSQTFPNMPIFALVDWNPAGLAIMCTYKYGSISMGLESYRYACNVKWLGMRGDDLQLIPESAFQVLKPRDLQIAKSLLSSKFLQESHRAELTLMVERGKRADIEALYSHGFDYLGKYIARKIVQGDYI
- the LOC136472226 gene encoding meiotic recombination protein SPO11-2-like isoform X1 — protein: MAEANVAAASLFGADSRLCSADILAPPEVRARIEVAVLNFLAALASPSSPAISVLPLISRSSANCSLRSGLLNDVSSVYLSHTVCKRSLMRNPKAFVRVWKVMEMCYKILGEGKLVHQRELFYKLLSDSPKYFSCQRHANQAIQDVVSLLRCTRQSLGVMASSRGALIGRLVLHEPDEEQIDCSILGASGHAITGDLNLLSKLNLSSDARYIIVVEKDAIFQRLAEDRLYNQLPCILITAKGYPDIATRFILHRLSQTFPNMPIFALVDWNPAGLAIMCTYKYGSISMGLESYRYACNVKWLGMRGDDLQLIPESAFQVLKPRDLQIAKSLLSSKFLQESHRAELTLMVERGKRADIEALYSHGFDYLGKYIARKIVQGDYI